ATCGTGAACGGCTGGTTGGCATCGCCATTCATGATGTCCGGGAAAATTTGATCGTCGCATCCACGGAGATCCGTCCGCGGCTGGAAAAAGACCCGGGCTTCTGGGCGCAGGGGGTCCAGGACGTTGAGCGTTCAGGCGGGGAGCACGGCAGTTTTATGGGCTTCGGGAACGAGGCATTATATGTGTATGCCATTCCGATCCTGGCGGACAACGAGGTCACGCGCGTTCTGTCGATCTTTTATGATGCCGGTTATATCCAGGAACGCATCCACCGCCTCTGGATCAACAGTTTTTGGCGGGCCTCTATCCAGGCATTCCTGATCACATTAGCGACGTTTCTTCTTATTTATCTCAACGTGATGGCCCCCATCAAGAAAACCACCGAATGGATCAGGAGGATCCGCAAAGGTGAATCTGTTCCCAGGCTGGATGCCAAGGGAGAATTGCTGCTGGGCCCTTTGGCCCAGGAGATCACACAAATGGCCAAAAGTTTGGAGATGGCCAGATTTGCCGCCGAGGAAGAGGCCCGTTTGCGGTATTCTTCGGAATCCCGATGGACGCCGGAGCGTTTGAAGGAGGTGGTACGGCTCAAGCTTAAGGACAAGCCGCTGTTCGTGGTCTCCAACAGGGAGCCGTACATGCATATTCATAACGGCAATCGGATCGAGTGCATTGTCCCGGCCAGCGGCTTGGTCACGGCCCTTGAGCCGGTGCTCAATGCCTGCGGAGGCACATGGATCGCGCAGGGCTCGGGTGACGCGGACAGGGAAACGGTCGACAAGAACGATAAGGTCAGGGTCCCTGTGCAGGAGCCGAAATACACCCTGCGGCGCGTATGGGTGGACAAGGACGTGGAAGAAGGATTTTATTCCGGATTTTCTAATGAAGGACTATGGCCTTTGTGCCATATCGCGCATACCCGGCCCATTTTCAGGAGCAAGGACTGGGCCGATTACAAGGCCGTCAACAAGAAGTTTGCCGACGCGGTCCTGCAAGAGATCGACGGGGTGGAGGGGCCTTATATTTTGATACAGGATTATCATTTTGCGTTGCTGCCGCGTTTGATCAAAACGGCAAGGCCGGATGCGCGGGTGGCGATCTTCTGGCACATTCCGTGGCCGAATCCGGAATCGTTCGGCATTTGTCCATGGCGCAAAGACCTTTTGCAGGGCATGCTCGGCGCGGACCTTATCGGTTTCCATACGCAATTCCATTGCAATAACTTTATCGAATCCGTGGACCGGTTCCTCGAATGCCGCATTGATTATGAGCATTTTACCGTCAATCGTGAGGGCCACACCACATGGATCAAGCCGTTTGCCATCAGCATCGATTTCAATCCCGCCGACGGGGCCCAGCCCCAGACCCCATCCACAAAAGAGGGCCTGCTGAAACCCCACGGCATCCAGGCCCAATGGCTTGGTGTGGGAGTGGACCGGCTGGATTATACCAAGGGCATCGTGGAAAGGTTTCGGGCCATCGAGAACCTGCTGGACAATCATTCGGCCTTCAAGGGAAAACTCACCTTTGTCGAATTGGGGGCCCCGAGCCGCATCATGATCCCCAAGTATAAGGAATTCATCGATGAGATCGTCAAGGAGACCGAGCGCATCAACGCGAAGTTCAAAACAAAGAACTGGCAGCCCATCCTGCTGTTGATGAAACACCACAGCCACAAGGACATCATCCCGTTTTATAAGGCCGCGGACGTGTGCATGGTGACGTCCTTGCACGACGGGATGAACCTGGTCGCCAAGGAATTCATTGCGGCGCGCGATGATGAGCAAGGAGTGCTGGTCCTAAGCCAGTTCACCGGGGCTTCCAGGGAATTGAAGGACGCGCTGATCGTCAATCCTTATGATGTCGGTCAGATGTCGGAGGCACTCAAGCAGGCCCTGGAAATGCCGGACAAGGAACAGGCCGAGCGCATGAAGCGCATGCGCGATATCATCAAAGACAACAATATTTACCGCTGGGCCGGCGAACTGGTGGGACAATTGACCCAGGTCCGGATCGAGGGCGAGGAACCTTCCGCATGACGCAAATTTTCGACGCTCTGGATGCGTTAAAGGGCCGCGTCGCCGGCAGAGAGCTGGTCCTTTTTTTGGATTATGACGGCACGCTGGCGCCGATCGCACAGAGGCCGGAGAAGGCCGTACTCGCCTCCGCGATGCGGTCGCTCTTGCAGGACCTGGCTGCGGCCCCCGCGTGCAAGGTCTGCGTTGTCAGCGGCAGGGCGCTCGCGGACATCAAGGAGCTCACCGGTGTCAGCAATATTAGTTATGTCGGCAATCACGGCCTTGAAATGGACGTTCCCGATTTCGTTTTCGGGAATTTCGATCTTGCGCGGACCGGGGAAGTTCTGGGTCTCTTGAAGGAAGAGATCGGCAAGGCCATCTCTTCTTTCGAAGGTGCGTTCGTTGAGGACAAGGGTATCACGTTGAGCGTGCACTACCGCCTTGTCAGTCCCCGGTCGGAAGACCCCATCAAACGTTTGCTGGAGGACATCACGAAACCCTTCGTGGCCAGGGGGGAAGTGCGCGTCAGTTCGGGCAAGAAGGTTTTTGAAATAAAGCCGCTCATTGATTGGGACAAGGGCCGGGCCGTTGCATGGCTCTTGGGCGAGCATCAAAAGGCCTGCGGGACGATGCCAGCTGTCGTTTATATCGGGGATGACCGGACGGACGAGGATGCGTTCAAAGCCCTTACAGGCAGGGGCATCACCATCAAGGTCGGCGAAGGCGCAACGGCCGCGGAGTATCATGTGAAAGACCAGAACGAGGTCATTGTCCTGTTGAAGGCGATCTTGGGCTTAAGGAGGAAGGAATGACCGCGGGGTCCCCCAAAAACTTGAATTATGGCATCATCGGCAACTGCACCAGCGCGGCATTGGTCAATGAGGACTGTTCCATTGATTGGCTATGCCTGCCTTTTTTTGACTCTTCTTCCGTGTTCGCGCGTATTCTCGATGAACAAAAAGGGGGACATTTTAAAATTTGGGCAAAAGACATTTTAAATGTTGAGCAGTCCTATCTGTATCACACTCCTATCATCAAAACAGTTTTTACGACCAAGGACGGGGTATTTGAGGTGAGGGATTATATGCCCCGTTTCAGTCCTCATATTGGACAGGTTTATTGTCCGGCCGAGATCCACCGGGATGTTCATCTGGTCCGGGGAAACCCCAAGATCATTGTTGAATTTAAACCCAGACCTAATTACGGCTTGAGCGAGGCCCAATTGACCCCGCATCCTGAATATTTAAAAGTAACGTCCGTTCAGGGCGAATACAACAGTTATTATCTTTATACAAATTTCAACATGAATGACATCATGCAGGACAGGGAAATTGAGCTTAAAGGACCGGCTTATTTTCTTTTGTCCTATCACGAGAAAATGGACCCGGTGACCCAGGATAAAATATTGATGGAATACGAACGGACAAAAAGTTATTGGCTGGATTGGGTTTATCGGACAAAAGTTCCCGGGAAATACCAGGAGATGCTCCTGCGTTCGATCATCACGCTCAAACTGTCCATGTTCCAACGCACCGGCGCGGTCATTGCCGCGCCGACAACGTCCCTACCGGAGATCATCGGGAAAGACCGCAACTGGGATTACCGTTATTGCTGGGTGAGGGACGCGTCCATGATCATTGATCTGTATTCCCGCATCGGACATGCCAGGACCTCGTTGAGGTATATCAATTTCATCCTGAACCGGATGCTCGTTAAAGATTACAACATTTTAGTGGTGTACGGCATTAACGGGGAAGAGAAGCTTGAGGAAAGGACCCTGGACCATTTGAGCGGGTATGAGGGATCGCGTCCGGTGCGCGTCGGCAATGCCGCCTATAAACAGAAACAAAATGACGTGTACGGGGAGCTGATCGAGACGATCTACACTTCATTTGTCGTTGATTCCCGCAGTGACCTGTTATTGAATGAAGAAACCTGGACGGTGGTGCGTTCTTTGGTCAAAAATGTGGAAAAAATATGGAAAGAGCCGGACAGCGGCATATGGGAACGCAGGGGATCCCTGCGGCATTTTGTCCATTCCAAGCTCATGAGCTGGGTCGCGATGGACAGGGCGGCAAAGATCGCCCAATTCATCGGCAAGACGCGTTATGTCGCGGGATTCTTAAAGGTGGCGGAGGAGATCAAGGAGGATATTTTAAAGAATGGATGGGATGATGAGTTAAAAAGTTTTGTGATGTATTATGGCGGCAAGGAATTGGACGCTTCCAACCTCTTGATGCTTCACTATGGCTTCCTGAACAAGGACGATCCCCGCATGGTGAGCACGGTGCTTAATACGCATCAAGTGTTGACCAAGGACGGTTTTGTCCTGCGTTACAAAGCCCCTGATGAATTCGGCAAGCCGCAAAACGCCTTTATCGTGTGTACGTTTTGGATGATCAACGCGCTGTACCTGATCGGGCATGAACAGGAGGCGCGCGATATGCTGGAGAAGATCATGTCTCATGCCAACAGATTCGGGCTTTTTTCTGAAGACATAGAGACAGACACCGGACGTTTGACGGGCAATTTCCCCCAGGGGTATTCCCACCTGGCCTTTATCCAGACCATTTTTGTTCTGGAAACGCAATATGACTGGAGCGACGCGTCCAGGAAACGGATAAAATAATACCCAGACATGGTCCTCATTTTTTCCTCCCTCTTAATTCTCGGAATCATTTCAGGCCAATTTGTTGATTTTTTTCAGGTCCGCGGGATCTTGACCTTCAGCGCGTCCGTATGCCTGGCTTATATCATGATGGATGTGGGGCGAGAATTTTCCGTTGAGAAGAGAAGTGTGGGGAGCTATGGACGGGATTCTCTGATCGCCACGGCGGCCGCGGTGCTCCCGGCGGTCCTGTGGTTTGGATATTTTGTGGTCTTTGTCAATAGCCATTGGAAGCCGGCGTTATTGTCAGGGCTTTCTTCGGCGCCCACGTCCGCCGGCGTTCTTTTCGCGATGATGACGGCGGCGGGTCTTTCCGCCGGCTGGGTCTTTAAGAAAGCGCGGGTCCTGGCTGTCCTGGATGATCTGGCGACCATCCTGTTATTAACGCCGCTTGCGATCATCATGTACGGGTTTGAATGGAAGGCGATCGCGGCGCTTATCCTGGTCGGTGTATTGTTATTCGCGTCATTCCGTTGGCAGGGCGCCATTCCATGGCCGGTCAGAACAATTTGGCTTTCTGTTTACGCGTTTGTCTTAACGGGCATGGTTTTTCTGGTTGAGCAGGCAACGCACATTCATTTGGGAGTGCTGGTTCCGGCCTTCGTGTGGGGATGTTTACTGCGCCTGCCCGCGGATCAGAATCTTGAAGGACCGTCCCCCAGGATATCTTTGGACGCTGTCATCAAGGGAGCGTTCATGCTGTTAGTCGGGCTGACCTTTCCAAAGATCGTTGCCGGATCGGCTTCCCTGGCGCAAACGGCAGGGCATGTGCTGATCCTGACAATATTGGCGAACGTCGGGAAATTATTCCTGGTTTTTTGCTACAAGACAGAGGCCTCTTTGAAAGAACGGATGGCTTTGGGTGTTGCGATGTTCCCCCGCGGGGAAGTGGGGGCCGCGATTTTGCTCATCGCCATCGGCTATGGCCTGGGCGGCTACGAAAACACCCTGGCCATCTTAAGCTTGGCGCTTAACCTAGTCCTGACCGGGGCGTTTATCTGGATCGTGATCCGTTTATTGAAACCTACTCGTTCTCTTTCCTGACGTCGATCCCCATGATCTCCCCGCCGCGGACCTTGACCTTCACCACGATGGGCGCACAGCAGACCTCGCAATCCACCACCAGCCGTTGTTCGGACCCACCGGTCGTGTCCACCATAAGCGTGTTGTCCTGGCCGCAGTAAGGACACACAAAGTTTTCGTCATGTTCCAGAGGCATAATTTAATAATACTCCCGTGGCCATGGCCGCGTCAAGGAAAGGGCCCCAGATTTTATAGCTTGATTTTATACAATAAATGTGCAGAATTAATAAAAGAAGCTACCACATACGTTTCATCCCCGCCGCTTCTGTTTAATAATCCCCGTTTTTGATAGAATTGCCACGGAAGTTAAAATAATGAACTTGCAAATACAACCATATAGTTGTATACTTTAGTAGGTAGCAGAATGAGTAAATTTACATGTATTTATTATCAAACCGATGCAGGGAGAAGGCCCGTTGAGGAGTTTATTGATTCTTTGCATGAAAGAACGCAGCAAAAGTATTTTGAGGTGGTGGGGTTATTAGAGGATTATGGGAAGAGTTTACCAAAGCCGCACGCGGATTTTTTAGGCGGTGAGATTTATGAGCTTCGGTTTGTAGGGATTGAAGGGAAAGTAAGAATTTTATATTTCTTTTATCATGGCAACAAGATCATTTTTACAAATGGTTTTGTAAAGAAACGGCAAAAGGCCCCTAAGATAGAGGTTGAATTAGCCAAAGAGAGAAGAATTCTTTATATCGGGAAGCACAATGGGTGACATATGAAAGAAATGACCGTTAGAGAACATCTTCAGGAGAAATTGAAGAATCCTTATTTCAAGGAACTGCACGAACTTGAGCAGCAGAAGTATGCCATTGTTAAGAAAATCATTGATTATCGTATTAAGCAGAATCTCACCCAAGCGGATCTAGCTGAGCAGATCAAAGTATCTCAACA
This sequence is a window from Candidatus Omnitrophota bacterium. Protein-coding genes within it:
- the otsB gene encoding trehalose-phosphatase, which translates into the protein MTQIFDALDALKGRVAGRELVLFLDYDGTLAPIAQRPEKAVLASAMRSLLQDLAAAPACKVCVVSGRALADIKELTGVSNISYVGNHGLEMDVPDFVFGNFDLARTGEVLGLLKEEIGKAISSFEGAFVEDKGITLSVHYRLVSPRSEDPIKRLLEDITKPFVARGEVRVSSGKKVFEIKPLIDWDKGRAVAWLLGEHQKACGTMPAVVYIGDDRTDEDAFKALTGRGITIKVGEGATAAEYHVKDQNEVIVLLKAILGLRRKE
- a CDS encoding glycoside hydrolase family 15 protein, whose protein sequence is MTAGSPKNLNYGIIGNCTSAALVNEDCSIDWLCLPFFDSSSVFARILDEQKGGHFKIWAKDILNVEQSYLYHTPIIKTVFTTKDGVFEVRDYMPRFSPHIGQVYCPAEIHRDVHLVRGNPKIIVEFKPRPNYGLSEAQLTPHPEYLKVTSVQGEYNSYYLYTNFNMNDIMQDREIELKGPAYFLLSYHEKMDPVTQDKILMEYERTKSYWLDWVYRTKVPGKYQEMLLRSIITLKLSMFQRTGAVIAAPTTSLPEIIGKDRNWDYRYCWVRDASMIIDLYSRIGHARTSLRYINFILNRMLVKDYNILVVYGINGEEKLEERTLDHLSGYEGSRPVRVGNAAYKQKQNDVYGELIETIYTSFVVDSRSDLLLNEETWTVVRSLVKNVEKIWKEPDSGIWERRGSLRHFVHSKLMSWVAMDRAAKIAQFIGKTRYVAGFLKVAEEIKEDILKNGWDDELKSFVMYYGGKELDASNLLMLHYGFLNKDDPRMVSTVLNTHQVLTKDGFVLRYKAPDEFGKPQNAFIVCTFWMINALYLIGHEQEARDMLEKIMSHANRFGLFSEDIETDTGRLTGNFPQGYSHLAFIQTIFVLETQYDWSDASRKRIK
- a CDS encoding helix-turn-helix transcriptional regulator, whose protein sequence is MTVREHLQEKLKNPYFKELHELEQQKYAIVKKIIDYRIKQNLTQADLAEQIKVSQQHISKIESGEFSSVATLEKVLLGIGMTVRIGVVKLNPQIHKKITRAMTHSV
- a CDS encoding CPXCG motif-containing cysteine-rich protein, yielding MPLEHDENFVCPYCGQDNTLMVDTTGGSEQRLVVDCEVCCAPIVVKVKVRGGEIMGIDVRKENE
- a CDS encoding sodium:proton antiporter; this encodes MVLIFSSLLILGIISGQFVDFFQVRGILTFSASVCLAYIMMDVGREFSVEKRSVGSYGRDSLIATAAAVLPAVLWFGYFVVFVNSHWKPALLSGLSSAPTSAGVLFAMMTAAGLSAGWVFKKARVLAVLDDLATILLLTPLAIIMYGFEWKAIAALILVGVLLFASFRWQGAIPWPVRTIWLSVYAFVLTGMVFLVEQATHIHLGVLVPAFVWGCLLRLPADQNLEGPSPRISLDAVIKGAFMLLVGLTFPKIVAGSASLAQTAGHVLILTILANVGKLFLVFCYKTEASLKERMALGVAMFPRGEVGAAILLIAIGYGLGGYENTLAILSLALNLVLTGAFIWIVIRLLKPTRSLS
- a CDS encoding trehalose-6-phosphate synthase translates to MRITLRLVCFLVGIVALVALVFSFWQVRQEEDRLKGELEKRAGVFADSLKIAVEPLLSADNVQALQSMVDRFSNRERLVGIAIHDVRENLIVASTEIRPRLEKDPGFWAQGVQDVERSGGEHGSFMGFGNEALYVYAIPILADNEVTRVLSIFYDAGYIQERIHRLWINSFWRASIQAFLITLATFLLIYLNVMAPIKKTTEWIRRIRKGESVPRLDAKGELLLGPLAQEITQMAKSLEMARFAAEEEARLRYSSESRWTPERLKEVVRLKLKDKPLFVVSNREPYMHIHNGNRIECIVPASGLVTALEPVLNACGGTWIAQGSGDADRETVDKNDKVRVPVQEPKYTLRRVWVDKDVEEGFYSGFSNEGLWPLCHIAHTRPIFRSKDWADYKAVNKKFADAVLQEIDGVEGPYILIQDYHFALLPRLIKTARPDARVAIFWHIPWPNPESFGICPWRKDLLQGMLGADLIGFHTQFHCNNFIESVDRFLECRIDYEHFTVNREGHTTWIKPFAISIDFNPADGAQPQTPSTKEGLLKPHGIQAQWLGVGVDRLDYTKGIVERFRAIENLLDNHSAFKGKLTFVELGAPSRIMIPKYKEFIDEIVKETERINAKFKTKNWQPILLLMKHHSHKDIIPFYKAADVCMVTSLHDGMNLVAKEFIAARDDEQGVLVLSQFTGASRELKDALIVNPYDVGQMSEALKQALEMPDKEQAERMKRMRDIIKDNNIYRWAGELVGQLTQVRIEGEEPSA
- a CDS encoding type II toxin-antitoxin system RelE/ParE family toxin, which gives rise to MSKFTCIYYQTDAGRRPVEEFIDSLHERTQQKYFEVVGLLEDYGKSLPKPHADFLGGEIYELRFVGIEGKVRILYFFYHGNKIIFTNGFVKKRQKAPKIEVELAKERRILYIGKHNG